AGCGTCACCGCCCGGCCCAGTGCCTGCTGCACGTGGTCGGCCAGGGCGCGCGGCCCGGCGAACGGGGCTCCCGAGGACCGCCCGCCCAGAAATCCCAGTTCCTGATCGCCGAAGCGCGCATCCGCCTGCAGGCCCAGCACGCGGCCGAGCTGGGCGTTGTTGCCCAGCTCGGGGTGCGCATCGAGCGGCAGGTGGTAGGCGAACAGGTTGAGGTCGTGCTGAAGCAGCAGGGCCAGCCGCTGCTTCATCCAGCCGGTGACACGGCCGTCCTGGCCGCGCCAGAACAGGCCGTGGTGGACGAACAGCGCGTCGGCGCGGGCGGCAATGGCGGCTTCGATCAGCGCCCGGCTGGCGGTGACGCCGGAGACGATGCGCCGGACCTGCGCGCGTCCTTCCACCTGCAGCCCGTTCGGGCCGTAGTCCCTGAATCGCGCCGGCTCGAGCAGTGCGTCGAAGGCGTCCGCCAGTTGTTGTCGCGTGGTCATGGCTGCAGGCAAAGAACCGATTGTGGAACAGCCGCAGACGGTGCTGCTCATGCGCAGCCCGCCAGCCTCGCACGCGCGCGCCACGAAGCCGCCGTCATACACTGGCAGCTTCGCTGCTGCCCCCCGTCTCCATGCGCCGCTACTGGCTCCTCTTCTCGCAAGCCGTCACCGTCCTGCTGGCCGCCTGGTTCGTGGTCGCCACGCTGAAGCCGGACTGGCTGCGCAGCGCCGCCGTCACCACCGGCACCGGGGTGGCGCTGGTGGAGGCGCCCACACCGGCCAATGCGCCGCCGCCGGTGGGCAGCTTCCGCCAGGCCGCCCAGCGTGCTTCCGCGGCGGTCGTCAGCATCAACACCAGCAAGGCACCGCCGCGCCAGCAGCTGAACGACCCGTGGTTCCGCTTCTTCTTCGGCGACCAGGGCGAGCAGGCCCAGGTCGGCCTGGGCAGCGGCGTGATCATCAGCCCCGAGGGCTACATCCTCACCAACAACCACGTGGTCGAGGGCGCCGACGAGATCGAGGTCACCCTCAACGACTCGCGCAGCACCCAGGCCAAGGTGATCGGAACCGACCCCGAAACCGACCTGGCGGTGCTCAAGATCGAGCTCGACCGCCTCCCGGTGATCACGCTCGGCAATTCCGATGCGCTGCAGGTGGGCGACCAGGTGCTGGCCATCGGCAATCCGTTCGGCGTCGGGCAGACCGTCACCAGCGGCATCGTCAGCGCGCTCGGGCGCAACCAGCTGGGCATCAACACCTTCGAGAACTTCATCCAGACCGACGCCGCCATCAACCCCGGCAATTCCGGTGGCGCGCTGGTCGATGTGGGGGGCCAGTTGATGGGCATCAACACGGCCATCTATTCGCGCTCGGGTGGCAGCATGGGCATCGGCTTTGCGATCCCGACGTCCACCGCCAAGCAGGTGCTGGAGGGCATCGTCAAGGACGGCGTGGTGCGCCGCGGCTGGATCGGGGTCGAGCCGGCCGACCTGTCGCCCGACCTGATGGAGACCTTCGGCGTCAAGGCCCGGCATGGCGTGCTGGTCACGGGCGTGCTGCAGAACGGCCCGGCGGCGCAGGCCGGGCTGCGGCCCGGCGACGTGATCATCGACGTGGCCGGCAAGCCGATCGCCAACGTCTCGGAGCTGCTCACCACGGTGGCGGCCCTCAAGCCCGGCGCGGCGGCGCCGTTCAAGGTGCAGCGGCGCGACGCCTCGCTGGAGCTGAACGTGACGCCGGGTCAGCGGCCCCGGCCGCGCGCGCCGGTGCGCTGACCCGCCCCGCAGCCGCCGGCGGCGGCCCTCATGAGGCCTTCTCGGCCTCCGATTCGTCCTCGGGCGCGCGGCTGACCTTGACGAACCAGCGCGCCCCGATGATGCCCACCTCGTACAGGATGACCATCGGGATGGCCAGCGCCAGCTGCGAGATCACGTCCGGCGGCGTCACGATGGCAGCGATGACGAACGCGACCACGATGAAGTAGCCGCGGAATTCCTTCAGCTTCTCGATCGACACCATGTCGAAGCGG
The sequence above is a segment of the Ramlibacter tataouinensis genome. Coding sequences within it:
- a CDS encoding Nif3-like dinuclear metal center hexameric protein, with product MTTRQQLADAFDALLEPARFRDYGPNGLQVEGRAQVRRIVSGVTASRALIEAAIAARADALFVHHGLFWRGQDGRVTGWMKQRLALLLQHDLNLFAYHLPLDAHPELGNNAQLGRVLGLQADARFGDQELGFLGGRSSGAPFAGPRALADHVQQALGRAVTLVEGEGGPLARIAWCTGGAQGWFEAAIAAGAQAFITGEISEPQAHYARECGVSFLACGHHASERYGAPAVASHVAAQLGLEHHFIDIDNPA
- a CDS encoding S1C family serine protease; protein product: MRRYWLLFSQAVTVLLAAWFVVATLKPDWLRSAAVTTGTGVALVEAPTPANAPPPVGSFRQAAQRASAAVVSINTSKAPPRQQLNDPWFRFFFGDQGEQAQVGLGSGVIISPEGYILTNNHVVEGADEIEVTLNDSRSTQAKVIGTDPETDLAVLKIELDRLPVITLGNSDALQVGDQVLAIGNPFGVGQTVTSGIVSALGRNQLGINTFENFIQTDAAINPGNSGGALVDVGGQLMGINTAIYSRSGGSMGIGFAIPTSTAKQVLEGIVKDGVVRRGWIGVEPADLSPDLMETFGVKARHGVLVTGVLQNGPAAQAGLRPGDVIIDVAGKPIANVSELLTTVAALKPGAAAPFKVQRRDASLELNVTPGQRPRPRAPVR